A part of Aegilops tauschii subsp. strangulata cultivar AL8/78 chromosome 2, Aet v6.0, whole genome shotgun sequence genomic DNA contains:
- the LOC109764906 gene encoding histone H1, whose product MPALAKPAARPAKPAAAAPKPKPAAAKPKAAAAGAAHPTYFEMIKEAIAALKDRTGSSSVAIAKYIEEKHGKALPPNFKKMLSVQLRASAAKGKLVKVKASYKLSDAAKKDSPKAKPAAKPAKDAAKPKKKAAEKPKKTAAVGTKRKAPEKKKLVTKAKKSPAAKAKAKPKTVRSPAAKKARKVAAA is encoded by the exons ATGCCTGCCCTCGCCAAGCCCGCTGCCCGCCCCGCCAAGCCCGCCGCCGCGGCGCCGAAGCCGAAGCCCGCCGCCGCCAAGCCCAAGGCGGCCGCCGCTGGAGCCGCCCACCCGACCTACTTTGAG ATGATCAAGGAGGCGATCGCGGCGCTCAAGGACAGGACCGGGTCGAGCTCGGTCGCCATCGCCAAGTACATCGAGGAGAAGCACGGCAAGGCTCTCCCGCCCAACTTCAAGAAGATGCTCTCCGTCCAGCTCCGCGCTTCCGCCGCCAAGGGCAAGCTCGTCAAGGTCAAGGCCTCCTACAAGCTCTCCGACGCCGCCAAGAAGGACTCCCCCAAGGCCAAGCCCGCGGCGAAGCCCGCCAAGGACGCCGCCAAGCCCAAAAAGAAGGCGGCCGAGAAGCCCAAGAAGACGGCCGCCGTTGGCACCAAGcgcaaggcgccggagaagaagaagcTGGTCACCAAGGCCAAGAAGTCGCCGGCTGCCAAGGCCAAGGCGAAGCCGAAGACCGTCCGCTCCCCGGCCGCCAAGAAGGCCCGCAAGGTCGCCGCCGCTTGA